A genomic region of Caldicellulosiruptor acetigenus contains the following coding sequences:
- the spoIVA gene encoding stage IV sporulation protein A: MDADIYREIAKRTNGDIYIGVVGPVRTGKSTFIKRFMDLFVIPNIEDEYKKERTKDELPQSAQGKTIMTTEPKFVPNEAVEIVLSSGARLKVRLVDCVGYLVEGAMGHLEENHPRMVTTPWFEKPIPFEEAAEIGTKKVIQDHSTIGIVITTDGTITDIPRENYIKAEERVIEELKQINKPFVIVLNTAKPYSPDTQELKKDLEEKYKMPVLIVNCLQMQIEDVKRILETVLFEFPIVEVKINLPRWFDELEDESWLKKEIYEKIKEYAEKLNKIRDITDQLEVLKQHPQIDRCEVVGINLGDGKSELSIYFKEGLLFKIIEEATGFEIKGEHHLVRLLCDLSQIKKEYDKLKDALNEAKEKGYGIVAPALDELKLETPEIVKRGNSFGVRLKASAPSLHIIRVEVETEVSPIVGTEKQSEELVNFLMKEFEDDPKKIWESNIFGKSLHELVKEGLQNKLLRVPEDSQEKLRETLQRIINEGSGGLICIIL, encoded by the coding sequence ATGGATGCTGATATCTACAGAGAAATAGCCAAAAGGACAAACGGTGACATTTACATTGGTGTGGTTGGACCTGTCAGAACAGGAAAGTCCACCTTCATAAAAAGATTCATGGACCTTTTTGTAATTCCAAACATTGAAGATGAGTATAAAAAAGAGAGAACAAAGGATGAACTTCCGCAAAGTGCGCAGGGCAAAACCATAATGACAACAGAACCCAAGTTTGTTCCTAATGAAGCTGTTGAGATAGTGCTATCAAGTGGTGCAAGGCTGAAGGTACGGCTTGTTGACTGCGTTGGATACCTTGTTGAAGGTGCAATGGGACACTTGGAAGAAAACCATCCGCGCATGGTCACAACACCGTGGTTTGAAAAGCCAATCCCGTTTGAAGAGGCAGCAGAGATTGGCACTAAAAAGGTCATCCAGGACCACTCAACGATTGGGATAGTTATCACAACAGATGGCACAATTACTGATATACCACGAGAAAACTACATAAAGGCAGAAGAGAGAGTGATTGAAGAATTAAAACAAATCAACAAACCATTTGTGATTGTTCTCAACACCGCAAAACCCTACTCACCCGACACACAAGAGCTCAAAAAAGATCTTGAAGAGAAGTACAAAATGCCAGTTTTGATTGTCAACTGTCTTCAGATGCAGATTGAGGATGTAAAGAGGATTTTAGAGACAGTACTGTTTGAGTTTCCTATTGTTGAAGTAAAGATTAACCTGCCCAGATGGTTTGACGAGCTGGAAGATGAGTCGTGGCTCAAAAAAGAGATTTATGAAAAGATAAAAGAATATGCAGAAAAACTTAACAAAATCAGAGATATAACAGACCAGCTTGAAGTTTTAAAACAACATCCCCAGATTGACAGGTGTGAGGTTGTAGGAATAAATTTGGGAGATGGGAAGAGCGAGCTTTCAATTTACTTCAAAGAAGGGCTTTTGTTCAAGATCATTGAAGAGGCAACCGGGTTTGAAATAAAAGGCGAGCATCATCTTGTAAGACTTCTTTGCGATCTTTCGCAAATAAAGAAAGAGTATGATAAGCTAAAAGATGCTCTTAATGAAGCAAAAGAAAAGGGATACGGTATTGTTGCACCTGCTTTGGATGAGCTCAAGCTTGAAACACCTGAAATAGTAAAAAGAGGAAACAGCTTTGGTGTAAGACTCAAGGCCTCTGCACCATCTTTGCACATCATAAGAGTGGAAGTTGAGACAGAGGTGTCACCAATTGTTGGAACAGAGAAACAGAGCGAAGAACTTGTGAACTTTTTGATGAAAGAGTTTGAAGACGACCCAAAAAAGATTTGGGAGTCAAACATATTCGGAAAATCGCTTCATGAGCTTGTAAAAGAAGGGCTTCAAAATAAGCTTCTAAGGGTTCCAGAAGATAGCCAAGAAAAGCTCAGAGAGACTTTGCAGAGGATTATAAACGAAGGAAGTGGAGGGCTTATTTGCATAATCCTTTAA